In Dromiciops gliroides isolate mDroGli1 chromosome 5, mDroGli1.pri, whole genome shotgun sequence, the following are encoded in one genomic region:
- the LOC122729333 gene encoding LOW QUALITY PROTEIN: olfactory receptor 6C2-like (The sequence of the model RefSeq protein was modified relative to this genomic sequence to represent the inferred CDS: substituted 1 base at 1 genomic stop codon) — protein MRNHTEITLFILXGLTDDPQLKVLIFIFFFITYILTIIGNLIIIILTLMDAQLKTPMYFFLRNFSFLEVAFTTAYIPKYLHSLITGDNTITYNACVAQIFFVILLGSTEFFLLATMSYDCYVAICKPLHYTTIMNSRVCNQLLLSSWLAGLMIILPPLGLGLELEFCDSNVVDHFGCEAFPMIKIACSDTQFIEKMVLIFAVLTLIVTLFLVFLSYAYIIRTVLRFPSVQQRKKAFSTCSSHIIVVSITYGGCIFIYIKPSAKEGVALNKVVSVLVTSVAPVMNPLIYALRNKQVIQAFKDLTKKIFFLSKQ, from the coding sequence ATGAGAAACCATACAGAGATAACATTATTTATCCTTTGAGGACTAACAGATGATCCACAACTAAAGGTTCtgattttcatctttttctttataacatATATTTTGACTATAATTGGGAATCTGATTATCATCATCCTCACCTTGATGGATGCCCAACTTAAGACACCCATGTACTTTTTCCTCAGAAACTTTTCCTTTTTAGAAGTGGCATTCACAACTGCTTATATTCCTAAATATCTCCATAGCTTAATAACTGGGGACAATACCATTACTTATAATGCTTGTGTGGCCCAAATATTTTTTGTCATCCTTCTTGGGTCAACAGAATTTTTTCTTCTGGCCACCATGTCCTATGATTGCTATGTGGCCATCTGCAAACCTCTCCACTACACAACCATCATGAACAGCAGAGTCTGTAACCAGCTCCTCCTGAGTTCTTGGCTGGCTGGGTTAATGATCATCCTCCCACCACTGGGCCTGGGCCTGGAATTGGAATTCTGTGACTCCAATGTTGTTGATCATTTTGGATGTGAAGCATTTCCCATGATAAAGATTGCATGTTCAGATACCCAATTCATAGAGAAAATGGTTTTGATCTTTGCTGTGTTGACACTCATTGTCACCTTATTCTTGGTGTTTTTGTCCTATGCATACATTATCAGGACAGTTCTCAGATTCCCCTCAGTTCAGCAAAGGAAAAAAGCCTTTTCCACTTGTTCCTCCCACATTATTGTTGTCTCCATCACCTATGGTGGCTGCATCTTCATCTATATCAAACCCTCTGCAAAAGAAGGAGTAGCTTTGAATAAGGTGGTGTCAGTGCTTGTAACTTCAGTTGCCCCTGTTATGAATCCCTTGATTTATGCCCTAAGAAACAAGCAAGTTATACAAGCTTTTAAGGACTTAACCaaaaagattttctttctctcaaagCAATAA